A stretch of Perognathus longimembris pacificus isolate PPM17 chromosome 1, ASM2315922v1, whole genome shotgun sequence DNA encodes these proteins:
- the Smarcd1 gene encoding SWI/SNF-related matrix-associated actin-dependent regulator of chromatin subfamily D member 1 isoform X2: MAARAGFQSVAPSGGAGASGGAGAAAALGPGGTPGPPVRMGPAPGQGLYRSPMPGAAYPRPGMLPGSRMTPQGPSMGPPGYGGNPSVRPGLAQSGMDQSRKRPAPQQIQQVQQQAVQNRNHNAKKKKMADKILPQRIRELVPESQAYMDLLAFERKLDQTIMRKRLDIQEALKRPIKSALSKYDATKQKRKFSSFFKSLVIELDKDLYGPDNHLVEWHRTATTQETDGFQVKRPGDVNVRCTVLLMLDYQPPQFKLDPRLARLLGIHTQTRPVIIQALWQYIKTHKLQDPHEREFVICDKYLQQIFESQRMKFSEIPQRLHALLMPPEPIIINHVISVDPNDQKKTACYDIDVEVDDTLKTQMNSFLLSTASQQEIATLDNKIHETIETINQLKTQREFMLSFARDPQGFINDWLQSQCRDLKTMTDVVGNPEEERRAEFYFQPWAQEAVCRYFYSKVQQRRQELEQALGIRNT, from the exons ATGGCGGCCCGGGCGGGTTTCCAGTCTGTGGCACCGAGCGGCGGGGCCGGAGCCTCAGGAGGGGCGGGCGCGGCAGCTGCTCTGGGCCCGGGCGGAACTCCCGGGCCTCCCGTGAGAATGGGTCCGGCGCCGGGTCAAGGGCTGTACCGTTCCCCGATGCCCGGGGCGGCCTATCCG AGACCAGGTATGCTACCAGGCAGCCGAATGACACCTCAGGGACCTTCCATGGGACCTCCTGGCTATGGGGGGAACCCTTCAGTCCGACCTGGCCTGGCTCAGTCAGGGATGGACCAGTCCCGCAAGAGACCTGCACCTCAGCAGATCCAGCAGGTCCAGCAGCAGGCGGTCCAAAATCGAAACCACAA tgcaaagaaaaagaagatggctGACAAAATTCTACCTCAAAGG ATTCGTGAACTGGTACCAGAATCCCAGGCCTATATGGACCTCTTGGCTTTTGAAAGGAAACTGGACCAGACTATCATGAGGAAACGGCTAGATATCCAGGAGGCCTTGAAACGTCCTATTAAG TCAGCCTTGTCCAAATATGATGccaccaaacaaaagaggaaattttcttccttttttaagtcCTTGGTGATCGAATTAGACAAAGACCTGTATGGACCAGACAACCATCTGGTAGAA TGGCACAGGACCGCcactacccaggagactgatgGCTTCCAGGTGAAGCGGCCAGGAGATGTGAATGTACGGTGTACTGTCCTGCTGATGCTGGATTACCAG CCTCCCCAGTTTAAATTAGACCCTCGCCTGGCTCGGCTCCTGGGCATCCATACCCAGACTCGTCCAGTGATCATCCAAGCACTCTGGCAGTATATCAAGACACATAAGCTCCAGGACCCTCACGAACGAGAATTTGTCATCTGTGACAAGTACCTCCAACAG ATCTTCGAATCTCAACGTATGAAGTTTTCAGAGATCCCTCAACGGCTCCATGCCTTGCTTATGCCACCAGAACCCATCATCATTAACCATGTCATCAG TGTTGACCCAAATGACCAGAAAAAGACAGCTTGCTATGATATTGATGTGGAAGTAGATGATACCTTGAAGACCCAGATGAATTCTTTTCTGCTGTCCACTGCCAGCCAACAGGAGATCGCTACTCTAGACAACAAG ATCCATGAGACAATAGAAACTATCAACCAGCTGAAGACCCAGCGGGAGTTCATGCTGAGCTTTGCCAGAGACCCTCAGGGTTTCATCAATGACTGGCTTCAGTCCCAGTGCCGGGACCTCAAG ACCATGACTGATGTGGTGGGTAACCCAGAGGAGGAGCGCCGCGCTgaattctacttccagccttgGGCTCAGGAAGCTGTATGCCGATACTTCTACTCCAAG GTGCAGCAGAGACGACAAGAATTAGAGCAAGCCTTGGGAATCCGGAATACCTAG
- the Smarcd1 gene encoding SWI/SNF-related matrix-associated actin-dependent regulator of chromatin subfamily D member 1 isoform X1: MAARAGFQSVAPSGGAGASGGAGAAAALGPGGTPGPPVRMGPAPGQGLYRSPMPGAAYPRPGMLPGSRMTPQGPSMGPPGYGGNPSVRPGLAQSGMDQSRKRPAPQQIQQVQQQAVQNRNHNAKKKKMADKILPQRIRELVPESQAYMDLLAFERKLDQTIMRKRLDIQEALKRPIKQKRKLRIFISNTFNPAKSDAEDGEGTVASWELRVEGRLLEDSALSKYDATKQKRKFSSFFKSLVIELDKDLYGPDNHLVEWHRTATTQETDGFQVKRPGDVNVRCTVLLMLDYQPPQFKLDPRLARLLGIHTQTRPVIIQALWQYIKTHKLQDPHEREFVICDKYLQQIFESQRMKFSEIPQRLHALLMPPEPIIINHVISVDPNDQKKTACYDIDVEVDDTLKTQMNSFLLSTASQQEIATLDNKIHETIETINQLKTQREFMLSFARDPQGFINDWLQSQCRDLKTMTDVVGNPEEERRAEFYFQPWAQEAVCRYFYSKVQQRRQELEQALGIRNT, from the exons ATGGCGGCCCGGGCGGGTTTCCAGTCTGTGGCACCGAGCGGCGGGGCCGGAGCCTCAGGAGGGGCGGGCGCGGCAGCTGCTCTGGGCCCGGGCGGAACTCCCGGGCCTCCCGTGAGAATGGGTCCGGCGCCGGGTCAAGGGCTGTACCGTTCCCCGATGCCCGGGGCGGCCTATCCG AGACCAGGTATGCTACCAGGCAGCCGAATGACACCTCAGGGACCTTCCATGGGACCTCCTGGCTATGGGGGGAACCCTTCAGTCCGACCTGGCCTGGCTCAGTCAGGGATGGACCAGTCCCGCAAGAGACCTGCACCTCAGCAGATCCAGCAGGTCCAGCAGCAGGCGGTCCAAAATCGAAACCACAA tgcaaagaaaaagaagatggctGACAAAATTCTACCTCAAAGG ATTCGTGAACTGGTACCAGAATCCCAGGCCTATATGGACCTCTTGGCTTTTGAAAGGAAACTGGACCAGACTATCATGAGGAAACGGCTAGATATCCAGGAGGCCTTGAAACGTCCTATTAAG CAAAAACGGAAGCTTCGTATTTTCATTTCTAACACTTTCAATCCGGCCAAGTCAGATGCCGAGGACGGGGAAGGGACCGTGGCTTCCTGGGAACTTCGGGTAGAAGGACGGCTCCTGGAGGAT TCAGCCTTGTCCAAATATGATGccaccaaacaaaagaggaaattttcttccttttttaagtcCTTGGTGATCGAATTAGACAAAGACCTGTATGGACCAGACAACCATCTGGTAGAA TGGCACAGGACCGCcactacccaggagactgatgGCTTCCAGGTGAAGCGGCCAGGAGATGTGAATGTACGGTGTACTGTCCTGCTGATGCTGGATTACCAG CCTCCCCAGTTTAAATTAGACCCTCGCCTGGCTCGGCTCCTGGGCATCCATACCCAGACTCGTCCAGTGATCATCCAAGCACTCTGGCAGTATATCAAGACACATAAGCTCCAGGACCCTCACGAACGAGAATTTGTCATCTGTGACAAGTACCTCCAACAG ATCTTCGAATCTCAACGTATGAAGTTTTCAGAGATCCCTCAACGGCTCCATGCCTTGCTTATGCCACCAGAACCCATCATCATTAACCATGTCATCAG TGTTGACCCAAATGACCAGAAAAAGACAGCTTGCTATGATATTGATGTGGAAGTAGATGATACCTTGAAGACCCAGATGAATTCTTTTCTGCTGTCCACTGCCAGCCAACAGGAGATCGCTACTCTAGACAACAAG ATCCATGAGACAATAGAAACTATCAACCAGCTGAAGACCCAGCGGGAGTTCATGCTGAGCTTTGCCAGAGACCCTCAGGGTTTCATCAATGACTGGCTTCAGTCCCAGTGCCGGGACCTCAAG ACCATGACTGATGTGGTGGGTAACCCAGAGGAGGAGCGCCGCGCTgaattctacttccagccttgGGCTCAGGAAGCTGTATGCCGATACTTCTACTCCAAG GTGCAGCAGAGACGACAAGAATTAGAGCAAGCCTTGGGAATCCGGAATACCTAG